In Bradyrhizobium sp. WD16, the genomic stretch GCGACACGACACGTCGCCACGCCAGGATGACGGAGCGACGCCAGCGGACAGCAGGGCCATGACCGTTGAAGTCATCACCTTCGGCTGCCGCCTCAACGCCGTCGAGGCGGAGATCATCAAGCAGGCGGCCGAAGCCGAGGGGCTCGGCGAGACCATCGTCGTCAACACCTGCGCGGTGACCGGCGAGGCGGTGGCGCAGGCCCGTCAGCGTATCCGCCGGCTGCGCCGTGAGCGGCCGGACGCCCGCATCGTCGTCACCGGCTGCGCGGCGCAGACGCAAGGCGCCGAATTCGCCGCCATGGCCGAGGTCGACCGCGTGCTCGGCAACGCCGACAAGGTCGCCGGCAATGCCTGGCGGGCCACCCGAGAGGCTTTCGCCGCAGTGGCGCCTCAGCCCAAGATCGCCGTCTCCGATATCATGGCGGTGCGCGGGATGGTGCCTCACCTCGTCACCGCCAGCCGGCAGCCGCGCGCTTTCGTCCAGGTGCAGAACGGCTGCGATCACCGCTGCACGTTCTGCATCATTCCCTATGGCCGCGGCCCATCGCGTTCGATGCCGATGGGGGCCGTGGTCGATCAGGTGCGCGCGCTGGTCGCAACGGGGCATGCCGAAATCGTGCTGACGGGCGTCGACCTGACGAGTTACGGCGCCGATCTGCCGGGTGCGCCGCGGCTCGGCGCCCTGGCTCGCCAGATCTTGCGCCACGTTCCAGAATTGTCGCGGCTGCGTCTGTCGTCGATCGATTCGATCGAGGCCGATCACGATCTCATCGACCTGGTCGCTACCGAGTCACGGTTGATGCCGCATCTGCATCTGTCGCTGCAGGCGGGCGATGATCTCGTACTCAAACGGATGAAGCGCCGGCATTCCCGCGCCGACGCTGTGACCTTCTGTGCCCAATTGCGCCGGCTGCGACCGGATATCGTGCTCGGCGCCGATCTGATCGCCGGCTTTCCGACCGAAACCGAGGCGATGTTCCGGCGCAGTCTCGCTCTCGTCGACGATTGCGGCTTGTCGCTGCTGCACGTTTTCCCCTATTCGCCGCGGCCGGGCACGCCGGCGGCCCGCATGCCGCAGGTCAAGAGCGATGTCATTCGCGAGCGCGCCGCGCGGCTGCGCGCAGTCGGCGAGCGAAGCCTGCAGCACCGGCTGCTCGCCGAAGTCGGCGCCACGCGGGCGGTGCTGGTCGAGAATGCGCGTCAGGGCCGCACTGAGCATTTTCTCCCCGTGGCACTCCATGGCGGCACGCCGGGCGAGGTGCGCAACGTCACCATCGTCGGTCAGGACGGCGCGCGGCTGGTGGCGAACGAAACTTGCATCCTCTAGTTGTTGGCGCCCCTCATCCGGAGCGCTGACGCGCTCCGACCTCTCGCCGCTTGCGCGCGGCGAGGGACGCGGCGCAATCTTCACGCTTGCCCGGTCCATCCGCAGGCCTTCAGCCGTTCCTGCAGATGCGGCGGCACCGGCGCGGTGACGCACACCGGCGGCTTGTTCTTCGACAGCGGCACGACGATCTCGCGCGCATGCAGATGCAGCGAAGGCTCGCCGAAGCGCGGGCCGTTGCCATAGATGTTGTCGCCGACGATCGGCCAGCCCATGGCGGCGCAATGGACCCGCAACTGGTGGGTGCGGCCGGTGACCGGCTCGAGTGCGAGCCAGGCCAGCGGTTCGCCCGCTGCGCCGTGGCCGCGGCCGAGCACGCGCCAGCGTGACAGCGACGGCAGTCCTGCCGGATCGACCTTCTGCCACCAGCCGCGGTCGGCGCTGCGCGGGGCAAGCGGCAGGTTGATCTCGCCGCTGTCCTCCGCCGGGCCGCCTTCGACCACCGCCCAATAGGTCTTGTCGACCTTGCTGTGCTTGAAAAGCAGTCCAAGGGTTGCCGTCGCCTTGCAATGGCGACCGAGCACGAGGCAGCCGGAGGTGTCGCGGTCGAGCCGATGCGCCAGCGCCGGCGGCCGCGGCAGGCCGAAACGCAAGGCGTCGAAGGAGGCTTCCAGATTGGGACCGCCCTTCGGCCCGCGATGCACCGGAATGCCGGCCGGCTTGTCGATGACCAGCATCAGGCCGTCGCGGTGCAGGACACGGGCGAGCATCTCGTCGGCGGTCGGTTGCGGCGTATCCATGAGCGAATGGTGACTTTCGTTTCCCGGCCGGACCCGTTAACACAGGGCCGGCGGCGGGACCCCTCCCGACCGCGATCGGCCGGAACCTGCGATCTTCTTATGAGCGACAGCGCCGCGGAACAACCCAAACAGAGCTGGTGGCGACGCCTGTCCAGCGGGCTCAAGCGTACCTCGGCCTCGCTTGGCTCGGCGGTGGCGGATCTCGTCACCAAGCGCAAGCTCGACCGCGCCATGGTCGAGGACATCGAGGACGTGCTGTTGCGCGCCGATCTGGGCACCGAGGTGGCGGCGCGGATCGCCTCGGCCGTCGGTCACGGTCGCTACGACAAGTCGATCTCGGCCGACGAAGTCAAGGCGGTGGTCGCCGAGGAAGTCGAGAAAGTGCTGGCGCCGGTGGCGCGGCCGCTCGAAATCGACGCGGCCAAGAAGCCCTTCGTCATCCTCATGGTTGGCGTCAACGGCTCCGGCAAGACCACCACCATCGGCAAGCTGGCGGCGAAATTCACCGCCGAAGGCCGCAGCGTCATGCTTGCCGCCGGCGATACCTTCCGTGCCGCGGCGATCGAGCAGCTCAAGGTCTGGGGCGAGCGCACCAGGGCGCCGGTGGTGGCGCGCAGCCAGGGTTCCGACGCCGCCGGCCTCGCCTTCGATGCGCTCAGCACTGCGACGGCAGAAGGCCGCGACGTGCTGCTGATCGATACCGCCGGCCGGCTGCAGAACAAGGCCGAGCTGATGACCGAACTGGAGAAGGTGGTGCGCGTGCTGCGCAAGCTCGACGCCTCGGCGCCCCATGCGGTGCTTCTGGTGCTCGACGCCACTGTCGGCCAGAACGCGCTGTCGCAGGTCGACGCCTTCGGCAAGACCGCTGGCGTCACCGGCCTCGTCATGACGAAGCTGGACGGCACCGCGCGTGGCGGCATTCTGGTGGCGCTCGCCGAGAAGTATCGCCTGCCGGTTCATTTCGTCGGTGTCGGCGAAAGCATCGACGATCTCGCTCCCTTCACCGCCGGTGATTTCGCCCGCGCCATCGCGGGGATCGAGTGAGGGCCGTGGGCGGCCCATCCCGTGAACCGCCATCAACCCGGACAAAAGATGAAGACATTCTCATCCGTCAGCGACCGCAAAGTCCCGCATCCGCTGTTCAAGCTCGCCACCGAACTCGGTCCTCTGGTGGTGTTCTTCATTGCCAATGCCAAAGGTAATTTGTTCATCGCCACCGCGGCATTCATGGTCGCGGTGGTCGCGGCCATGGCGGTGTCCTATGTGGTGACCCGGCATGTGCCGATCATGGCGATCGTTTCGGGCATCATCGTGCTGGTGTTCGGCACCCTCACCCTGGTGCTGCACGACGAGACCTTCATCAAGATCAAGCCGACCATCATCTACGGGCTGTTCGGCGCGATCCTCGGCGGCGGGCTTTTCTTCAACCGCTCCTTCATCGCCGTCCTGTTCGATCAGATGTTCAACCTGACGCCGGTCGGCTGGCGGCAGCTGACGTTACGCTGGGCGCTGTTCTTCGTCTTCATGGCGTTGCTCAACGAAGCGATCTGGCGCACCCAGAGCACCGATTTCTGGGTCGGCTTCAAGGCCTTCGGAGTGATTCCGCTGACCATGATCTTCGCCATGGCGCAAATGCCGCTGATCAAGCGCTACCATCTCGAGCCGAACACCGCCGACATGTCGGACAGTGAGCGCGGCGATATCGGGAACGCTTGAAGCGGCAACACTTGACCGGCGCGGGCGCGGTCCCCAGATTCGTTTCAACGCCAGTTCCACCCCCACCGAGAAGCCGAACCCATGGATGCCAAAGCGCCCGCCGCCCTCAGTCACGAGACCCGGCTCGACCGCCTCGCCGAAATCGCCGTCAAGGTGGGCCTGAGGCTGCAGCGCGGCCAGGAGGTGGTGATGACCGCGCCGATCGAGGCGCTGCCGCTGGTGCGGCGGATCACGGCACACGCCTACAAGGAAGGCGCCTCGCTGGTCACCACGCTCTATGGCGACGACGAGGCGACATTGTCGCGCTTCCGCTATGCCGATGATGCCACTTTCGATCGCGCCAGCGGCTGGCTCTATGACGCGATGGCGGCGGCCTTCAACAAGGGCGCGGCGCGGCTCGCGATCTCCGGCGAGGATCCGTCGCTGCTCTCAGGCCAGGATGCCGAGAAGGTGGCGCGCGCCAATCGCGCCCGGTCGGCGGCCTACAAACCGGCGCTCGAGGCCATCGTCAATTTCAACATCAACTGGAGCATTGTCTCCTATGCGACGCCGGCCTGGGCCAAGGCGGTCTTCCCCAACGATCCGCCCGAGGTCGCCCAGGCCAAGTTGTGGGACGCGCTGTTCAAGGCCTCGCGGGTCGACGGTGACGACCCCATCGCCGGCTGGCATCGGCACAATGCGGCGCTCAAGGCGCGCACCGACTTCCTCAACGACAAGCGCTATGCCGCGCTGCGCTTCCGCGGGCCGGGCACCGATCTCACCGTCGGCCTCGCCGACGATCACTGGTGGGAGGGCGGCGCCTCGCTCGCCAGGAACGGCGTGATCTGCAACGCCAATATCCCGACCGAGGAGGTCTTCACCACACCGCACCGGTTGCATGTGGACGGTACCGTGCGCAGCACCAAGCCGCTGTCCTACCAGGGCACGCTGATCGAGGACATTGCGGTCCGTTTCGCCGAGGGCAAGATCGTCGATGCCAGTGCGAAGCGCGGCATCGAGGTCCTCAACAAGGTGCTGTCGACCGACGAGGGGGCGCGGCGTCTCGGCGAGGTGGCGCTGGTGCCGCATTCCTCGCCGATCTCCCACAGTGGCATCCTGTTCTTCAACACGCTGTTCGACGAGAACGCTGCGAGCCATATCGCGCTCGGCCAGGCCTACAGCAAATGCATCCGTGACGGTGGCTCACTGACGCCGCAACAACTCACGGAGAAGGGCGCGAACACCAGCCTGATCCACATCGACTGGATGATCGGCTCGGGCGAGATCGACGTCGACGGCGTCCGCGCCGATGGCGGCGTCGAGCCCCTGATGCGCAAGGGCGAGTGGGCGTAAGGCGGCTTCTCGGCGGCGTCTGCGCGGCGCTCCTGGTTGTCGTCGCGCGGTTGCGGCTGCAATCAGCCTGTCACCCCTTCTCCGCTTCGCCGCCGGCATCGAGCCAGCCCTTGAAGCCGCCGAGGTTGTAGACATTGCCGTAACCCATCTCCTTGAGCGTCTTGCCGACCAGGGCGGAGCGGCCGCCGGAGGCGCAATAGGTCACGACGGTCTTGGCGCGGTCGAAGGCGGCGTCGTGCAGTGGCGAGTTCGGGTCGGCACGGAATTCCACGAGGCCGCGCGGCACTGCGACCGCGCCGGGAACCTTCCCGGAGGCCGCCACCTCGGCTGGCTCGCGCACGTCGAGAAACACCACGTCGGGGCGCCCAACCAGGCTCTTGGCCTCTTGTGGGCTGATCCGGGGCACCTGGGCGTCGGCTTCGGCGATCATGGCCTGGACAGTCTTCATCGGTGTTCCCTCCTGCATCTGACGCATCCGCATTAGAGCATGAACCGGAAAAGCGGGCACCCGGTTTTCCGGTGAAGGTCGGGCTCGATCGGCGGGACTGGGGGAAACCGGCTCATTCTGCGCCGTCATGGCCGGTCGGCGTCGCCCACAACAGAAAGCGCAGCGGCCCGGGCGTCACCGCATCGAAGGGCCAGCAGGTCGCGAGCACGAGATGCGATCCGGCAGCGAGCGGATCGATACCGGCCGCGTCGAAGCGCACCACCGCGCCGACCCCGGCGCGATAGCGGATCGTCCGGCCATCGCTGCGCGTGACGATGATCGTATCGCCGGGCGTGATCTTCTTCAGGAAGTCGAAATGGGTATCGCGATGGGCGGCGAAGACCGTCACGCCGCGTTCGCCTGCCGGCGGCGTGCCTTCGAGCTGCCCCGGTCCGAAGGCGAGCGCCTGGCCGTGGCTGCCGGCAAGCACGATGGCCTCGGCCCGCAGCCGGGGCACGCTCAGGCGGGCCACCGGCCAGGTGTCGGCCCATGGCCATGGCCTGACCGGTTCACCGTGCGCGAGGGTCGCGGCAAAGGCGCGCGACAGCAGCGCCTGGGCCAGCGCCGCCTTGGCGTGGATCAACAGCCCGTGGCCGGTGAGCGCCAGCCCGGCGGCGACCAGAGCCGCCGCGGCGCCGCGGACGACGACACGGCGGCGTCGCCCGCGATCGGTTGTGCTGTCGTCGACGACGCTGTTGGCCATGACGTCACGCGGCGAAGCGTCGACGGCAGGCGAACGTGACGAGGCCGAGCAGCGTCAGCACGGCGCCGGCGATCATGGCGAGGTCGGCATTGGTCGCGGTCTTCGGCAGCGTCACCATGGCTTGCGCCTGTGCCGGCGCGAGGTCCGCTTCGGCGCGGCGCTCGCGCGGCGGCGAAAGCTGCGATGGCCGTTCGCCGAACAGCTTGGCATAGTCCCAGCCGGCCGGAAGATTGATCGGCAGCTCGCTGACCTTGAGCGGCACGCCATCGGGCCGGCGCGGCGTGGCGTCAACAGCGACGAGGCTGGTGAGGCGGGTGACGAGCTGGTGCTGCAGGGCAAGAGCGAGGATTGCCTTGTCCGCGTCCTCGGGCGTCATCTGGCGAAGTGTGCGGGCGACTTCGGCATCGGCGATCTTGCGCCGCGCCCACACTTTCGACAATCCTTTGCCCTCGGCCGCGCGATCGAGCGGCAGCGTGACGCTCCAGGGCCGGTCGCCGATCCGGCCGTTGATGGTCACCGATCCGGCAAGGCGTCCCAGCCGCGCCGCCATCACCAGCGGCTCGCCGCGATAGACGTCCGGCAACGTCGCCGGAGTGAGGTCGGCACCGCTCTCGGAGAACTTCGCGGCAAGGCCGGTGACCATCGGATTTTCCAGCTTGGCGAACAACGAGCGCATGCGCTCCTCCACCTGATCGACCGAGCCGATCAGCGTGAAGGCGCCGCGGCCGAGTTCGGCCGCGCGTGTCATCAGATAGGTGTTCGGCGCCGAGCCGATGCCGATCATGAAGATGCGGGAGCGGCCGCGCAGTGCGGCGATGGTATCGAACAGCTGCTGCTCGTTGCCGATCGCGCCGTCGGTGAGGAAGACCACCTGCCGCAGCATGGCGACGTCGTCGGAGCGGCGGTCGCTGAGCGCGGTGCGCATTGCCGGCACCATCTCGGTGCCGCCATTGGCCTGCAGAGCCTCGACAAAGGCCCGGGCGCGGTCGAGATGCGCGGCATCGGCGGCAACGGGGTCCGCAAACAGCATGTCCATGGTGTTATCGAAACGAATGATGTTGAAGCGGTCACCGTCGCGCAGCCGGCCGAGAGCGTAGAGCAGGCTGGCCTTGGCCTGGATGATCGAGGTGCCGCCCATCGATCCGGAATTGTCGATGACAAAGATGACTTCGCGCGGGATGCGCGTCTCGCCGACCTCCTTCAGCGCCGGCGGTATCACGGTGGCGAGGAGATAGTCGGCGTCGCCGACATGCTCGCGGAACAGCCCGACGGACGGCATCTTGCCGGCGGCCTGCGTCCAGGTCAGCTCGAAGTCGCGGTCAGCGGGGACGGTGCCGTCAGCAAGGGTGATGATGCGCGTGGTCTCATCGGGAGCGCTCATGCTGACCGCATGGTGCGCACTCCTGACCTCGCCCAGCGGAAAGCCGGCCTGCAGCTTCACCGAAATTCGCGTCGGATTGACCGGTTCGTGTTCGGCGGGATCAAGCACCGGCGGCGAGATGCGGTCGCGATCCGGCACCGGGTCGGTCACCGTGTCGCCCCAGCCCCCGCCGGGGCGCAGAGCGGCGCTCTGGACCAGCGGCTGCGGATTGTAGCGCGGGCCGATGATCAGCGGCACACGCAGCGAAAAGCCGTCGGCGGCCTGGCGCACCGGCTCCTGATATTCGATCTGCACCAGCACGGTCTCGCCCGGGGCGATATTGGCCACTTCGTTGGTGAAGAGATTGGGCCGCTGCTGCTCGGTCAGCGCAGCTGTGCGGCCGTTGCGCTTCGCATCGTCATAGATCCGGCGTGCCGCCTTTCGCTCCTTGATGTCGCCGAGAATGACGCGATCGCCGACGATCAGCTTGAGGGTGTCGACCGCGGCCCCTTCGGGCAGCGGAAAGGCGTAGACGGCCTCCGCCCAATCCGGACCCGGATTGCGAAAAACTTGCGTGATGCGGGCGCGGATGGTTGGTCCGGACACCGTGAGGTCGACATCGATGCCGAGCCGCGGCGCGTCCGCATAACTCTCGCCGTGCCTGAGGAGCAGCGAGCCGGAGCGCACCTCGCCGGGCTTCATGGCGATCGGTACCGGGCCTTCGGCGCAGTGCCCCGCCGCCGGTGCGAGCATGACGGTGCAGAGGCCGGCGATGAGCGCGCCGATTACGCGCCGCAGTTTCGGCACATTCCAGGCGCGCCGCCAGCCTGGGAGCACGGTGAGGGGATGGATCGCGGCGGTCGCGGTGGCAGTCATGGCGTGAAGGTCCCTTTTGTGGTGGCGATCGGTCACGCCATTGTCGGCTCGCCCCGCCTTGGCGGTGAGCGTAACGATCTGGATTGTTCGCCCGCCGCGCGGCTGGGCTGTGCGGGTTTGTGAGCAAACGTGCGGGTGCTACAATTTCCGCGAATCCACCGGAGATCGCTCAAGGCCATGGCGGCGCCCGACAAACAGCTTTCGGCGGGGCAGAGCCGCGCCATCGCCGAGATGATTCGCGAGGAACTGGCGCGGCGCCGCATCTCCCGCCAGCGGCTTGCCGAAGAGGCGCGCATCAGCCTCTCGACTCTGGAAAAGGCGCTGGGCGGACAGCGCCCCTTCACCCTCGCCACCACGGTGCGCCTTGAGCAGGCGCTCGGACTCGCGCTGCGGGAGTTGCGCCAGAACGCAGCCCCGATGAACGGGGGCGATATCGCGCCCGATGCTCTCGGGGCCTATTCGCGCCGCGCGGTGGCCTGGATCGAGGGCAATTACGTCACGCTGCGGCCGTCCTTCGGCGGCGGCAAGGACGCGATCTACGCCTATCGCACCGAGATCGCCTGGGACGCTGCGGCCTCTTGCCTCGCGTTCCGCGAGAGTGAGCGGCTGGATGCCGCCTTCACCCAGCTCGGGGAAGTTGCGGTGCCGAACCAGTCGGGCCACGTCTATCTCGTCACCAACCGCAACGGACAGCACCGGCTGATCACGGTGTCGCGGCCGACCATCAGCGGCGAGATGTACGGCATCATCACCACGCTGCTCGCCGGCCGAGGCTCGCTGCTGACGCCGATCGCCGCACCGATCGCTTTCCTGCCGGTCGCAACCGTTCCGGCGCCCGGGTTCGGTCGGGTTCAGCCGGGGGAGGGATCATACGAGCTCTATCAGCGGCATCTCCGCCGTACCCTCGACGAGCCCTTCGCCCTGTTCGCTGGCGGATAGGCGCCGACTCGTGCCACCAGATGGAAAAATTTGGCGAAGTTTACCATTTGCTTAAACCCGCCGCTTACGATGCTACCTCTGCAAATCATTCGTAAGACGGCGGCATGGCGCTCTCTCGCTCGCGGAAATTCGGCCTCACCTTGGGCCCCAAGGCGGTGATCGGCGCGACGCTGCTGATCGTGCTCAATACCGCCCTGGTGATCGGCGCCGGCTACTGGTCGCTGGAGAGGGATTTCGCCGCGAGGGCCGAGCACGACATCGCGGTCAACCTGCGGACCCTGACGCTGGCCTTCGGCGAAGCTTTTCCGGAGGCCAGGATCCGGATGCATGACGGCGTGGTGGAGCGGATCGAAATCCCGCGCATGCCGGAGTTCAAAAGCCACGAGCTGGTCGACCGCGCGGTGTCCTATGTCGGCGGCACCGCCACGATCTTTGTCGCCGACCAGGCCGCGAAGCAGTTCGTCCGCCGCACCACCAATGTGAAGAAGGAGGATGGCGCGCGTGCCGTCGGCACCGCGCTCGCGCCCGATCATCCCGCCCAGGCGAGGCTACGCGCCGGCGGGGCCTATCTCGGTCCGGCGGTGCTGTTCGGTCATCGCTTCTTCACTGCCTATCAGCCGGTGATGAATCCCGCGGACCAGGTCATCGGCATCATCTATGTCGGGGTGCCGACCGCCGATCTCGATGCCATGCTCGGCCAGGCGCTGACGGCCATGGCCATCGCCGCCGTCTTCGCCGTGCTGCTCGTGCTCGGCCTGACGCTGTTGCTGGTGCGCCGCGTCACGCGGCCTCTCAGGGCGGTGACTCAGTCGCTGACGCGTCTCGCGGAGGGCCGCACCGATGTCGAGATCGGGCATGTCGACCGCGCCGACGAGATCGGCGCCGTCGCCCGCACCCTGGAAGTCTTCCGCGCGGCGCGGATCGAACGCCATCGGCTCGAGCAGGAGCGCGTCGAAACCGAGCAGTGCACCATGGCGGCGCGCAAGGCGGAGATGAACCGTTTCGTCGACAACTTCCGCGCCCGGGTCGGCGGCATCATCGAGCGGGTTCTCGGCTCGGCCAGTCGTTTCGAAGAAGTCGCGGTCCAGCTCTCCGGCACCGCGCGGGCAACCGCCGACATCGCGCTGCGTTCGGCCGAGGCCTCGCGCCGCGCATCCGATCATGTCCGCGCCGCGGCCAGCGCCTCCAGCGAGCTGTCCGGCTCCATCGCCGAGATCAATCGTCGGGCTCGCGAATCCAGCGGCATCACCGCCGAGGCGGTCAGCCAGGCGGGCGTCACCGGCGAGCGCATGACCGAGCTCGCCGGCGCCGGCAGCCGGATCGGCGAAGTCGTCAAGCTGATCACCTCGATCGCCGAGCAGACCAATCTGTTGGCGCTCAACGCCACCATCGAGGCGGCGCGAGCCGGCGATGCCGGCCGCGGCTTCGCCGTGGTGGCGCAGGAAGTGAAGAATCTCGCCGGCCAGACCGCACGCGCCACCGACGAAATCAGCGCCCACATCGTCAATATGCAGCGCGCCACCGGCGAATCGGTTGCGGCCATCGGCACCATCGGCGCCACTATCGGACGTCTCAGCGGCATTGCCAATTCGATCTCGGCCGCGGTGGAGCAGCAGGGCGCGGCCAGCCACAGCATCGCCGACGCAGTCAATGCCGCCTCCAGCGATACGGTGACGGTGGCCGACGAGGTCGGCGGCGTCGCCGCGCGGGCCGGGGAGACGCAGACGAGCTCGAATGAGATGCTGGCGGCGGCGAAGGAGCTGACGAGCGAGAGCGCGCGCCTGAAGGCCGAGGTCGAGGAGTTTCTCGCCAGCATGCGTGCGGCCTGATCGAGGGCGTCTGGCGCGGGCGGCACGGCGCCCTGTTGCACGGTATGGTCCCGATCAGGACGTAAAGCCGACCTTGACGAAGAAGGCCAGCATGCCGGCGCCGCCGGCGGCGAAGATCAGTGCGAACACGAGCGGCGCCAGGGCAGCCTGGCTGCCGCCAGCTTCGAGCACCGCTGCAGACGGCTCGGCGGGATCGTAATGCACGCTGACCAGCTGGCCTTCTTGATAGCGCGCCGCGGCGGCTTCGGCATCGGCGCGGCGGCCGAACACCGGCGTCCAGCCAAAGCCGATGGCGGTGCCGGTGAGGTCGCGTCCGCCGACGTGATAGGCATAGCGCAGATCGACATGGTAGCGGCGGACCCGACGCGGCGCGGCGGCCTGTTCGCCATCGTCGGGCCGCTCCTCGATGTCTTCTTCGACCACCGCGCAGCGCGTGATGCGGCCGGGGACATTGGGCCAGGCGGCGCTGGCGCGTGAGCGCCGGCGGTCGCCAAAGAACGAGACGACGCTTGCGCTTGCAACCGCAAGACAGGCTAGTGGCAGGCCGAACGCGAACAGCGGCACGCCCTTGGCGGTATAGAGCACGTGGCCGGCGATGGCGTGGGCGACGAGGATGGCGGCGATCGCAGCGAAGCTGAGGGCGAACACCGCCAGCGCGGCGACATTGCCGCCGTGGCCTGCCTCCAGCACGGCGCGGGCTGGATCGCGCGGGTCGACATAGACGTCGACCTTGGCGCCGATCGGATAGCGTGCCGCGTGCTTGGCCGCGAGCATGGGCGTCGTCAGGGCGGGGCCGCCGAAGCCGATCCGGTCGCACTCGTGGAGAGTGCCGCTGGCGTGATAGCGATAGCGGATCACGGCGGCGGCGGCGTCGTCGGTCGCGTCGTCGGAGGTGTGGGTCGACGGCAGGTCGACTCCCGAGGCGATGATTTCGCCTTCGACACGGCTCCAGCCCTTTGCGGCCTGCGCGGTTCCGCGCCGGCGCAGGAAGTTATGGAGGAAGCCGGCGGCGAGCAGCAGGCAGACGGCGGCGCCGACACGGGTCCAGAGCAGTTGGCTGGCGTCGAGCATACGCGGTGCCTCGGAACGGGATTGCCGCCGCGGTCTACTCGTGCGGCACGATCGTATAGGGCGTGGTGTAGGGCGCGACGCGCAGTGCGGCGTTGGCGATCACGCCGATCCTGGTGTCCTGCGCCGAGGCGGCCTGGGCGGTGGAGCCGACGATGATCGCGAGCGCCGCCGCCCGCCACTTTCTCCGTTCCATGATGGCCCTCATGTGCAGCCCGGCCGACAGGCATGGGTTCGCCCCACGCGATCATGCCTCGCCTTCTTTCGTCGCCGAGGGCCGCCGCCCGGTTCATCGCCCGGCCCGGGCATCCACCGTCGGTTCATTGGACGAGGTCATTTCGCCTGACGCAGAGACGCGCCGCGTCAACCCGGCCTTAACCGCATCGATCGATTGCCCGCAGCGATTTGATCGGCGCTAAGGCCAATCGCGTCATGGTCCCGCAAACACGATCGCCGGCACGCAGCGCGTGCCCGCAGAGGCGCAATCGCTAACGGCGGAGCCATACTGACGTGGCCCGACGCAAAGGAGCAACAGGATCATGGCTGACGCCAGCACCATCGCGATCGACACCTCGCTGCGCACAGAGCCGTCGTCGGCATCGAAGATGCAGGCCGTCCGCGCCAGCGATGGCGCGGGGCTGATCGCCAGGAGCGCCGCGGCGCTCGGCGCACCGGCGCCGAAGCGAGCCAGGGGACGCAGCGCGCTGGCGCCCGCGCAGCTGCGTCACGACCCGGAGGCAATCCGTCATGCCTTCGAGAGTGGCGAATATCCGTATCAGTCGCGGGTTCCGAACAAGATCTATCTGGAGCAGATGGCACGGCTGCAGGTGGAGCTGCTCA encodes the following:
- a CDS encoding marine proteobacterial sortase target protein, which codes for MTATATAAIHPLTVLPGWRRAWNVPKLRRVIGALIAGLCTVMLAPAAGHCAEGPVPIAMKPGEVRSGSLLLRHGESYADAPRLGIDVDLTVSGPTIRARITQVFRNPGPDWAEAVYAFPLPEGAAVDTLKLIVGDRVILGDIKERKAARRIYDDAKRNGRTAALTEQQRPNLFTNEVANIAPGETVLVQIEYQEPVRQAADGFSLRVPLIIGPRYNPQPLVQSAALRPGGGWGDTVTDPVPDRDRISPPVLDPAEHEPVNPTRISVKLQAGFPLGEVRSAHHAVSMSAPDETTRIITLADGTVPADRDFELTWTQAAGKMPSVGLFREHVGDADYLLATVIPPALKEVGETRIPREVIFVIDNSGSMGGTSIIQAKASLLYALGRLRDGDRFNIIRFDNTMDMLFADPVAADAAHLDRARAFVEALQANGGTEMVPAMRTALSDRRSDDVAMLRQVVFLTDGAIGNEQQLFDTIAALRGRSRIFMIGIGSAPNTYLMTRAAELGRGAFTLIGSVDQVEERMRSLFAKLENPMVTGLAAKFSESGADLTPATLPDVYRGEPLVMAARLGRLAGSVTINGRIGDRPWSVTLPLDRAAEGKGLSKVWARRKIADAEVARTLRQMTPEDADKAILALALQHQLVTRLTSLVAVDATPRRPDGVPLKVSELPINLPAGWDYAKLFGERPSQLSPPRERRAEADLAPAQAQAMVTLPKTATNADLAMIAGAVLTLLGLVTFACRRRFAA
- a CDS encoding helix-turn-helix transcriptional regulator translates to MAAPDKQLSAGQSRAIAEMIREELARRRISRQRLAEEARISLSTLEKALGGQRPFTLATTVRLEQALGLALRELRQNAAPMNGGDIAPDALGAYSRRAVAWIEGNYVTLRPSFGGGKDAIYAYRTEIAWDAAASCLAFRESERLDAAFTQLGEVAVPNQSGHVYLVTNRNGQHRLITVSRPTISGEMYGIITTLLAGRGSLLTPIAAPIAFLPVATVPAPGFGRVQPGEGSYELYQRHLRRTLDEPFALFAGG
- a CDS encoding methyl-accepting chemotaxis protein, with amino-acid sequence MALSRSRKFGLTLGPKAVIGATLLIVLNTALVIGAGYWSLERDFAARAEHDIAVNLRTLTLAFGEAFPEARIRMHDGVVERIEIPRMPEFKSHELVDRAVSYVGGTATIFVADQAAKQFVRRTTNVKKEDGARAVGTALAPDHPAQARLRAGGAYLGPAVLFGHRFFTAYQPVMNPADQVIGIIYVGVPTADLDAMLGQALTAMAIAAVFAVLLVLGLTLLLVRRVTRPLRAVTQSLTRLAEGRTDVEIGHVDRADEIGAVARTLEVFRAARIERHRLEQERVETEQCTMAARKAEMNRFVDNFRARVGGIIERVLGSASRFEEVAVQLSGTARATADIALRSAEASRRASDHVRAAASASSELSGSIAEINRRARESSGITAEAVSQAGVTGERMTELAGAGSRIGEVVKLITSIAEQTNLLALNATIEAARAGDAGRGFAVVAQEVKNLAGQTARATDEISAHIVNMQRATGESVAAIGTIGATIGRLSGIANSISAAVEQQGAASHSIADAVNAASSDTVTVADEVGGVAARAGETQTSSNEMLAAAKELTSESARLKAEVEEFLASMRAA
- a CDS encoding DUF3592 domain-containing protein encodes the protein MLDASQLLWTRVGAAVCLLLAAGFLHNFLRRRGTAQAAKGWSRVEGEIIASGVDLPSTHTSDDATDDAAAAVIRYRYHASGTLHECDRIGFGGPALTTPMLAAKHAARYPIGAKVDVYVDPRDPARAVLEAGHGGNVAALAVFALSFAAIAAILVAHAIAGHVLYTAKGVPLFAFGLPLACLAVASASVVSFFGDRRRSRASAAWPNVPGRITRCAVVEEDIEERPDDGEQAAAPRRVRRYHVDLRYAYHVGGRDLTGTAIGFGWTPVFGRRADAEAAAARYQEGQLVSVHYDPAEPSAAVLEAGGSQAALAPLVFALIFAAGGAGMLAFFVKVGFTS